The Halomicronema hongdechloris C2206 genome includes a window with the following:
- the fxsT gene encoding FxSxx-COOH system tetratricopeptide repeat protein, whose translation MGSRDSQAILALLTALFGNIKAIPYKTQQDMSDNHRRLILFRTLSALVPPQFEEIRFALKPPPGIVPEGVAAQGNRAYALLSWAASPTGCGLDTVIETLEQLFPGVLREEDSTLEEAPWNLPYPRNPYFTGRDEILTELHQKLNDTRTAASSQTQVISGLGGIGKTQTAVEYAYRYRDDYRYVFWVQADTELELTNGYVRIAQLMNLPLKDAENQEETVQSVRVWLGREEGWLLIFDNADRPERVKPFLPREVRGHILFTSRAQDFQALGIVQFIEMKTLSSKEARRFLLWRTGRDQGITQEDPEFPTANELANELANELGNLPLALEQAAAYIVTNQVRFADYLKSYRRKCLRRLKEAKPELGDYRKSIETTWTLNLKEVQKISPAAADLLNYCTFLHPDAIPFELFIQGAGELGEPLATALVDAMDDPLEFYDLLKPLRSYSLIWVNSDNQSFSLHRLVQEVLRSDMSCEEQTRWAEKIVAAITNVFPDTEFENWEQCKRILPHALKAIDWINEYILESEVAAQLLRKTGNYLQERGQYKGSKPLVERFYEKAYEMTRKLFGEAHIEVAASLNDLGSLYKDQERYREAKNKHEKALDIYRLLLDNEHVDIATTLHHLADLYICVHQYRKAEKLCQQALKMYQALLDEEHSHVICSCHTLAIIYSNEGRYEEAESKYRKVLQAYRNLKGEEHPNVAACLHNLGEFYKAWGIYHHKKRPNLEEGEKYLRQGESYYQQSLEMYKKLLGEDHPYVAQSLSNLAGFYNNPWGNYEKSEEYYNKALETYKHLFGEEHPGYARTLRDSAILYKAYGDYNLAEPRLQRALNIFIDRLGDDHPDTVKTRELLDKLRRFGQ comes from the coding sequence TTGGGCTCTCGAGATTCTCAAGCCATACTCGCCCTGCTTACGGCACTCTTTGGCAATATTAAAGCAATTCCCTACAAGACTCAGCAAGACATGAGCGATAACCACCGTCGCCTAATCCTGTTTAGAACCCTAAGTGCCTTGGTGCCGCCGCAGTTTGAGGAGATTCGATTTGCTCTCAAACCGCCACCAGGTATTGTCCCTGAGGGAGTTGCTGCCCAAGGTAACCGCGCCTATGCTCTGCTGAGCTGGGCAGCAAGTCCGACCGGCTGTGGGTTAGACACCGTTATCGAAACCCTAGAGCAGCTTTTTCCGGGAGTTCTGCGAGAGGAAGACTCAACTTTAGAAGAAGCCCCGTGGAATCTGCCTTATCCTCGAAACCCCTACTTCACTGGGCGGGATGAAATCCTGACAGAGCTACATCAAAAGCTGAACGATACCAGGACCGCCGCAAGTTCCCAAACTCAGGTAATCAGCGGATTGGGAGGTATTGGTAAAACTCAAACAGCAGTTGAATATGCCTACCGCTATCGCGACGACTACCGCTACGTGTTTTGGGTTCAGGCCGACACGGAGTTGGAGCTGACGAATGGCTATGTGCGCATTGCCCAGTTGATGAACCTCCCCCTAAAGGATGCCGAAAACCAGGAAGAAACGGTGCAGTCGGTGCGGGTGTGGCTGGGGCGGGAAGAGGGCTGGCTGCTGATCTTTGACAATGCTGATCGCCCCGAGAGGGTAAAGCCTTTTTTGCCTCGTGAGGTGAGGGGCCACATTTTATTCACCTCCAGAGCGCAGGATTTTCAAGCTCTGGGCATTGTGCAATTTATCGAAATGAAAACGTTGTCATCGAAGGAGGCCAGACGTTTTCTTCTGTGGCGTACTGGGCGAGATCAAGGAATCACCCAGGAAGATCCCGAATTTCCTACCGCCAACGAACTCGCCAACGAACTCGCCAACGAACTCGGCAATCTACCCCTCGCTTTGGAGCAGGCCGCGGCCTATATCGTTACTAATCAAGTCAGATTTGCAGATTATCTCAAGAGCTATCGTAGAAAATGCTTAAGGCGGCTGAAAGAGGCCAAACCTGAGCTGGGCGACTATCGCAAATCTATTGAGACCACCTGGACTTTGAATCTAAAGGAAGTTCAGAAAATCTCCCCTGCTGCTGCTGATCTGCTGAACTACTGTACCTTTCTGCATCCCGATGCAATCCCCTTTGAGCTGTTCATTCAAGGAGCAGGTGAATTGGGGGAGCCGTTAGCCACTGCTTTGGTCGATGCTATGGATGACCCGCTGGAATTCTATGATTTGCTGAAGCCTCTACGTAGCTATTCCTTAATTTGGGTGAACTCAGATAACCAGAGCTTTAGCCTGCATCGCCTGGTGCAAGAGGTTCTGCGGTCAGACATGTCTTGTGAGGAGCAAACCCGGTGGGCAGAAAAGATAGTTGCAGCTATTACGAATGTATTTCCCGACACAGAGTTTGAAAACTGGGAGCAGTGTAAACGCATTCTTCCTCACGCCTTAAAAGCTATTGACTGGATAAACGAATACATCTTGGAATCAGAAGTCGCTGCTCAGCTGCTTCGTAAAACTGGGAATTATTTGCAGGAAAGGGGACAGTATAAAGGAAGCAAACCTTTAGTCGAACGTTTCTACGAAAAAGCCTATGAGATGACACGTAAACTTTTCGGTGAAGCTCATATTGAAGTGGCAGCGAGCTTAAACGATTTAGGCTCACTGTATAAAGATCAGGAACGCTATCGGGAAGCAAAAAATAAACATGAAAAAGCACTTGATATTTATAGACTGCTTCTGGATAATGAGCACGTGGATATAGCGACTACCCTACATCATTTAGCAGATCTCTATATCTGTGTACATCAATACAGAAAAGCCGAGAAGTTGTGTCAACAAGCCTTAAAAATGTATCAGGCTTTGTTAGATGAAGAGCATTCCCACGTGATTTGCAGCTGTCATACTCTAGCTATTATTTATAGCAATGAGGGACGCTATGAAGAAGCCGAGTCCAAATATCGAAAGGTTTTGCAGGCATATAGAAATCTTAAAGGAGAAGAGCATCCTAATGTGGCCGCGTGCCTCCATAATCTAGGTGAATTCTACAAAGCTTGGGGAATCTATCATCACAAAAAACGCCCTAATCTGGAAGAGGGTGAGAAGTATCTTCGACAGGGTGAGTCCTATTATCAGCAATCACTAGAGATGTATAAAAAGCTATTGGGAGAAGACCATCCCTATGTTGCGCAGAGTCTTAGTAATTTAGCCGGGTTCTATAATAATCCATGGGGTAATTACGAAAAATCGGAAGAATACTACAATAAGGCTCTTGAAACATATAAGCACTTGTTTGGCGAGGAGCATCCTGGCTATGCACGCACGCTTAGAGACTCTGCTATTTTGTACAAAGCTTATGGAGATTATAATTTAGCTGAACCTCGGCTACAGCGTGCTCTAAATATATTTATAGACAGACTTGGAGACGATCATCCAGATACAGTGAAGACCCGAGAACTGCTAGATAAATTACGACGTTTCGGCCAGTGA
- a CDS encoding DUF4114 domain-containing protein, producing MKPIKNAFLIGLALSSICSEVAIATGSTPKIRQVFARVDDWGGVVLQGSSNFFGPDEQAISVKDLDLQIDIQSDSGQRVCLLFEDICYQLDISPETAISLSQWVLTGQIGAYSAWLPETSNPEDELVSVPGGFTPAELAQGKVPEILEFLDFDSLLLNSFDDSWLKEELNASLGHDSQPDPAETFGGSYVNTDIDTDFVTRLADGKAQAEGLLSRYHWTNYEGAEYAYIEEIEQACSPESVKAFNTDQCSVLSDWVDWGYVDQFGYHIDEYWGFEGISLESGEYIAFYLVVDAPAESVMSPSEGYQGDQPVHVLFSVPKANLNDFSPIKSESQEDGLLLKWEDQLIGNDGDFDDLKVKVQGITDSSLISEELDTSANITSLINEAGNSKGVFQLNGAIDTTVYLDFQVLGREAVYVSEFGFFKVDDNEGSINDLRPGDPDYKTAALDRSRAYTLARHSGLRRYYPQKEATELVRAAAIFRRFADENPQELQEFISESQLYSNSQSE from the coding sequence ATGAAGCCAATCAAAAATGCCTTTCTTATCGGTCTCGCGCTCTCAAGCATCTGCTCTGAGGTCGCAATCGCCACAGGCTCAACGCCAAAAATACGTCAAGTCTTTGCAAGGGTTGACGACTGGGGTGGAGTAGTTTTACAAGGGTCTAGCAACTTTTTCGGACCAGATGAACAAGCTATTTCTGTCAAAGATTTGGACCTGCAGATAGATATTCAGTCAGATTCCGGTCAGCGAGTTTGCCTACTCTTTGAAGACATCTGCTATCAGCTAGATATTTCTCCCGAGACGGCCATTTCTTTATCCCAGTGGGTACTCACTGGGCAGATAGGCGCATACTCTGCCTGGCTACCTGAAACGAGTAATCCTGAAGATGAATTAGTGTCTGTGCCCGGTGGATTTACCCCTGCTGAATTAGCTCAAGGCAAAGTTCCCGAGATTCTGGAATTCCTAGACTTTGATAGTCTCCTTCTGAATTCATTTGATGATAGTTGGCTCAAGGAAGAACTCAATGCTAGCCTTGGGCATGATTCTCAGCCTGATCCCGCCGAAACGTTCGGTGGTTCTTACGTTAACACCGACATAGACACTGATTTTGTCACTCGTCTAGCTGACGGAAAAGCTCAAGCAGAAGGGCTTTTATCTCGATACCATTGGACGAACTATGAAGGTGCCGAGTATGCCTACATAGAAGAAATTGAGCAGGCTTGCAGTCCAGAAAGCGTGAAAGCATTCAACACCGATCAATGTTCGGTTCTGAGCGATTGGGTAGATTGGGGCTATGTGGACCAATTTGGATACCATATCGATGAATATTGGGGATTTGAAGGGATTAGCCTCGAATCTGGGGAGTATATTGCTTTTTACCTGGTAGTTGATGCTCCTGCAGAATCCGTGATGTCTCCTTCCGAGGGGTATCAAGGAGATCAACCAGTGCACGTCTTATTTAGTGTGCCAAAGGCTAATCTCAATGATTTTTCTCCTATCAAGTCGGAGTCTCAGGAGGACGGGCTACTACTGAAATGGGAAGACCAACTGATTGGAAATGACGGAGATTTTGACGATTTGAAAGTTAAGGTGCAAGGAATTACCGATTCTAGTCTCATTTCAGAAGAACTTGATACTTCTGCCAATATCACATCTCTAATAAATGAAGCTGGCAACTCAAAGGGAGTCTTTCAACTCAACGGAGCAATAGATACTACAGTATATTTGGACTTCCAAGTGTTAGGCCGAGAGGCAGTTTATGTCAGTGAATTTGGCTTTTTCAAGGTGGACGATAACGAAGGTTCGATCAATGACTTAAGGCCGGGTGATCCTGACTATAAGACTGCTGCTTTGGATCGTTCCAGAGCCTATACTTTGGCACGGCATAGTGGCCTCCGCCGTTATTATCCTCAAAAAGAAGCAACTGAACTGGTCAGAGCAGCAGCTATATTTCGACGTTTCGCTGATGAAAACCCTCAAGAGCTGCAGGAGTTTATCAGCGAGTCTCAGTTATACAGCAACAGTCAATCTGAATGA